The Gordonia mangrovi genome includes the window CAGACCCGCGCAGATCCGTTCCGGCGGTGAGACCTTGAGGAGGAACTCCAGCAACTCAGGCTCCAGGGTGGACAGCACGTTCTCGGCGAGGAAGTCGCCGATGGCGTGATGCCGACCCGAGATGTGGCTGATGAGTTCGGCGGGGGTGTCTGAGCCACGCAGGGACAAGCAGGCGAGTTGCAGCGCAGCGACCCAGCCGTCGGTGGAGTCGCGCAACTCGGTGACCTCGTCGCCCTGCAACTCCAGTCCGGCGACGTCGACCAGAAACGACTTTGCCTCGGCCGCATCGAAACACAGCCCGGCGATGTCGATCTCGACGAGTTCATCGCATACCTGCATCCGGCTGATCGGCAATCCGGCGCGGGTGCGGCTGGTGATCACCATTTGCAGGTGATGGCAACCGCGTTCGAGCAGGAAGTCCATCGCGCCGATAGGCGCCGGGTCGGTCACCCGGTGCCAGTCATCGACGATGATCGCCATCCGCTCGTGCCGGGCGTGGATCTCGTTGATCAGCGAGGTCAGCACGTATTGTTCGGCCTTCGCCCCGTGCTCTTCGATGACGTCGGCGAGGTCGCCGACCACCACCGGCGCCGCACGACGCAACGCCTCGACGATGTTGGCGAGAAATCGAGCGAGGTCGTTGTCGTCGTCATCGACCGTCAACCAGGCGACCGTCACCCCGTTCCGGGCCAGTTCCTCACCCCACTGCGTGGCCACCGTGGTCTTGCCGTACCCGGCCGGGGCATGGATGACCACGAGCCGCCGCTCCTCACCGGCACGCAGGATCTCCATCAACCGATCCCGCGGCACCTGTGCCCGCGGCCGCAACGGCGGGCGGAACTTGGTCGACGGGGTCGGCGGAGCCGTCGTGATCCCGGTGCGTTGCCGTCGGTCCGGGACGGCCCCGATCGGGTCGGCAGCGCTCTCGATCGGCAAGGCCATCTCGTCGACCGGTAGGCCCAGCTGCCGCTGCACGTCGCGCAGACCCTCGCCGTACTCGGCGACCGATCCCGGACGGTCGTCGGGATCCCGGGCCATCGCCCATTCCACCGCGCGTGACAACGGTGCCGGAATCCCTGCCGCCCGCAGGTCCGGCACCGGTTCGGCCGCCATCCGCAAGAACTGCGCCACCACCTGCTCACCGCTGCGCCGCTCGAAGGCGGCGTGGCCGGTCAGCGCGCAGAACAGCGTCGCGCCCAAGCCGTAGATGTCGGTGGCGACCGACGGCGACGCCCCGGACAGCAGTTCGGGCGCGGTGAACGCCGGCGACCCGGTGACCATGTCGGCGTCGGTTTCGAAACCACCGGCGATGCGCGCGATACCGAAGTCGGTGAGCTGCGGTTCGCCGTATTCGGTGAGCAGGATGTTGCCCGGTTTGACGTCGCGGTGCAGCGTGCCCGACCGGTGCGCGGTCTCCAGCGCGCCCGACACCTTCACCCCCAACCGCAGCACGTCCTGCCAGGCGAGAGGACCGTGCTTGCGGATGCGGGAGTCCAGCGAATCGTGGGGGTGGTACTGCATCACGATGAACGGATGTCCGCCCGGCGTGCTGCCGACCTCGAGGATGTTGACGATGTTCGGGTGTCCGGACAGCCGGCCCATCGCACGCTGCTCACGCACAAACCGTTCGAGGTTTTCCTCGTCGAGATGATCGGTGAGCACCTTGACGGCCACCGTCCGGTCCAGTTCGGCCTGTTCACAGCGGTAGACGGCGCCGAAACCGCCGTGCCCGATCAACGTCGGTTCAACGAATCCCGCGCCCACGAGTTCTCCGGCGATGTCGGGTGCGACATCGCGCTGAGTGGTCTGCGGATCGTATTCGGCCATTGTTGGTGCCCTCGATCGCGCGTCGGGCGCGTTGTCAGTGCACCATCCAGCGTAGTCCGATCACCACCGCTGTCCCGGCGAAACGGTCACGGGCGTGTGCGGCCGCGACACCGTCGGCAGCCGTCATCCGTGTGTCCGGCACCGATAAGCACCGTCGATCACTGACGCGAATCTGTGTCCTTAACTCGGACTGCGGAACCGCCTAGCATAGCGACGACCGCCACCACCGCCCACCCGATGCCGGCTCCGCTGAGCGCGCAGAAGGCACAGAAGGATCGTCATGCCTGCACCCGACAGCGTTGCGGGCGCCGCCGAGGTGTCCGGAGGCGACGCGGACCGCAGCCCGCTGGTGGAGCGGGCCCCACGTCCACGTGTCGGACCGCGGACAGTGCTGCATGACATCGGTGGCACCTACCTCGGCAACGGCATCGTCGGGCTCATCTTCTCCGCCTCGGGGCCGGTGGCGGTGATCCTGGCCGCCGGATCGGTGGGTGAGCTGTCTGCTGCCCAGTTGTCGTCGTGGATCTTCGGGGTCTTCGTGCTCAACGGCATCCTGACCGTCGTGGCGAGCTGGATGTACCGGATGCCGTTGGCATTCGCCTGGACCATCCCCGGCACCGTGCTGGTCGGATCGGCATTGGGCCACCTGTCCTGGGCGGAGGTGTTGGGCGCGTTCCTGGTGACCGGTGTTCTGATCCTCGTGGTCGGCATGACCGGGCGGGTGCGTCGACTCATGTCGGCGCTACCGGAACCGATCGTGATGGCGATGGTCGCCGGGGTGTTCCTGCAGTTCGGGGTCGGTGTGGTCACCTCCATCGGCGCCGATCCGGTGGTGGCGGTACCGATCGTGGTGGTGTTCTTCGCACTCCAGTGTCACGGCACCCTGACCCGCTGGATGCCACCGATCATCGGTGCCTGTCTCGCCGGGGCCGTCGCGGTCGCGGTCAGCGGACGATTCGACTTCACCGAAGGCCCGACATCGTGGATCGCCACCCCGGTGCTGCAGACACCCGACTTCAGCGTGCGTGCGCTGCTGGAGCTGGTGGTCCCGTTGGCGATCACGGTGATCGTGGTGCAGAACGGCCAGGGCACCGCGGTGCTCAATGCAGCCGGACATCGCACCCCGGTCAACGTGGTGACGATGCTGTGCGGCGCGTGGTCGATGCTCGCCGCCGCCGTCGGATCGATCTCGACCTGCCTCGCCGGGCCCACCAACGCACTGCTGGTGGCCGGTGGCGAACGGCGTCGGCAGTACACCGCGGCACTCACCTTCGGCGTGCTCGCCGTCGGCGTCGGCCTGGCGGCCCCGGTGTTCGTGGCGCTGGTGCTGGCGATGCCGGCAGCCTTCATCGCCACCGTCGGCGGTCTGGCGCTGCTGGGCGCGTTGCACAACGCCTTTCGGTCGGCATTCGGCACCCGCTTCACCATGGGTGCGCTGGTGACGTTCCTGGTGTCGGTCTCGGATCTGACCGTACTGAACATCGGCTCGGCGTTCTGGGGGCTGGTCGCCGGGATCGCGGTGTCGTGGATGCTGGAACGCGACGACTTCCGGGCGATCAGGGCGTAGGCGCGCCCTGCTCACGGGTTCCGCTGCGGTCGCGAGCCAGGATCACCTCGACGGCGCGCGCGGCGCTTTGGCACGCACCCTCCATGGTGGTGGTCCAGT containing:
- a CDS encoding benzoate/H(+) symporter BenE family transporter, with the translated sequence MPAPDSVAGAAEVSGGDADRSPLVERAPRPRVGPRTVLHDIGGTYLGNGIVGLIFSASGPVAVILAAGSVGELSAAQLSSWIFGVFVLNGILTVVASWMYRMPLAFAWTIPGTVLVGSALGHLSWAEVLGAFLVTGVLILVVGMTGRVRRLMSALPEPIVMAMVAGVFLQFGVGVVTSIGADPVVAVPIVVVFFALQCHGTLTRWMPPIIGACLAGAVAVAVSGRFDFTEGPTSWIATPVLQTPDFSVRALLELVVPLAITVIVVQNGQGTAVLNAAGHRTPVNVVTMLCGAWSMLAAAVGSISTCLAGPTNALLVAGGERRRQYTAALTFGVLAVGVGLAAPVFVALVLAMPAAFIATVGGLALLGALHNAFRSAFGTRFTMGALVTFLVSVSDLTVLNIGSAFWGLVAGIAVSWMLERDDFRAIRA
- a CDS encoding serine/threonine-protein kinase, which gives rise to MAEYDPQTTQRDVAPDIAGELVGAGFVEPTLIGHGGFGAVYRCEQAELDRTVAVKVLTDHLDEENLERFVREQRAMGRLSGHPNIVNILEVGSTPGGHPFIVMQYHPHDSLDSRIRKHGPLAWQDVLRLGVKVSGALETAHRSGTLHRDVKPGNILLTEYGEPQLTDFGIARIAGGFETDADMVTGSPAFTAPELLSGASPSVATDIYGLGATLFCALTGHAAFERRSGEQVVAQFLRMAAEPVPDLRAAGIPAPLSRAVEWAMARDPDDRPGSVAEYGEGLRDVQRQLGLPVDEMALPIESAADPIGAVPDRRQRTGITTAPPTPSTKFRPPLRPRAQVPRDRLMEILRAGEERRLVVIHAPAGYGKTTVATQWGEELARNGVTVAWLTVDDDDNDLARFLANIVEALRRAAPVVVGDLADVIEEHGAKAEQYVLTSLINEIHARHERMAIIVDDWHRVTDPAPIGAMDFLLERGCHHLQMVITSRTRAGLPISRMQVCDELVEIDIAGLCFDAAEAKSFLVDVAGLELQGDEVTELRDSTDGWVAALQLACLSLRGSDTPAELISHISGRHHAIGDFLAENVLSTLEPELLEFLLKVSPPERICAGLATAMSGQPRGQALLEEVETRDLFLRRVDQDGEWFRFHPLFGEFLRRRLERDMPEAITGLHKTASEWFAAHGMPAEAVNHALAAGDTDRAVALVEADGRTLIEHSHMATLLGLVDKLPPAAVSASPRVQLLLTWANVLLHRTAAAEDALERVSAALAAHPDLDDSGIRVEADVLEGCVRVTADRTDGVDELVGEALSRPETLPAFVVSAAANVSTIAATFRFDFAAAHRRQEWARPYHQQNTGPYAVMYGHALDGIVHFEQLDLDRAEDCFRSALRVSIDTRSATKSQGARLACAVLADVLYERGRVDESRRLIEESSKLGADEGVIDMIKARFIIGARLALLDDDRAGAAALLDEAVDIAERLDSPRLRAFVEAEYVIHDLPARHGIEPRVTYDSRRFPEVGIDAIVAQLDSASAIRLLRDSSAAADREQAWRWAQEWVDHLADTGRERAKLRAERLLATCLAAAGRMNDAKRHAAHVVLRCADTGMVRYPLDGGVTFLRLVEAIRSDIGKDNWVDAGRRPPVRFLDELLGRVEA